One window of the Colletotrichum destructivum chromosome 6, complete sequence genome contains the following:
- a CDS encoding Putative prefoldin beta → MAEIQAKLQKLSEEYTALQQELQNTVQSRQKLEAQKQENLGVKEEFDKLKDGEQIYKLVGPVLLKQDKVEAESTVNGRLDFITKEIERHEDLIKEGQGKLERKKGDIIQLQTSAQAAAGQAKKA, encoded by the exons ATGGCTGAGATCCAGGCGAAGCTGCAAAAGCTGTCGGAAGAGTACACCGCGCTGCAACAAG AACTTCAAAACACCGTCCAGTCGCGGCAAAAACTCGAGGCCCAGAAGCAGGAGAACCTTGGAGTGAAGGAG GAGttcgacaagctcaaggaTGGCGAGCAGATTTACAAGCTCGTCGGCCCCGTGCTGCTGAAGCAGGACAAGGTGGAGGCTGAGAGCACGGTGAACGGCCGTCTGGACTTCATCACCAAGGAGAT TGAGAGACACGAGGACCTCATCAAGGAAGGCCAGGGTAAGCTcgaaaggaagaagggggacATCATCCAGCTCCAGACCAGCGCACAGGCTGCGGCGggccaggccaagaaggcaTGA
- a CDS encoding Putative AAA+ ATPase domain, ATPase, AAA-type, core, MIT domain, spastin/Vps4, translated as MSGITDFLGRAISTVKQAIDADNAAEYEKAFQLYTKSLELFVLAVKWEKNPKSKELIRQKTAEYMDRAEKLKTYLNEAEAKKSGGGGGGGGGNKPGAMGVNGGGKGKASDDGDEDNKKLRNALSGAILQERPNVRWDDVAGLEGAKDTLKEAVVLPIKFPSLFQGKRQAWKGILLYGPPGTGKSYLAKAVATEANSTFFSVSSSDLVSKWMGESERLVKALFSMARENKPSVLFIDEIDALCGPRGEGESEASRRIKTELLVQMDGVGNDSKGILVLGATNIPWQLDAAIRRRFQRRVHIGLPDVNGRARMFKLAVGDTETNLQQDDYRVLAEMSEGFSGSDISNVVQQALMGPVRKIIQATHFKPVMHDGVKKLTPCSPGDPDAKEMTYHDIDSEELMAPTLELKDFKQALRDSHPTVSEDDASKQIEWTNEFGSEGA; from the exons ATGTCAGGAATCACCGACTTCCTCGGTCGTGCCATCAGCACGGTCaagcaggccatcgacgcTGATAACGCCGCCGAATACGAAAAGGCCTTCCAACTGTACACAAAGTCTCTCGAGCTGTTCGTCCTCGCTGTCAAGTGGGAGAAGAACCCCAAGTCCAAAGAACTCATTCGCCAGAAGACGGCCGAGTATATGGACCGCGCCGAGAAGCTAAAGACGTATCTtaacgaggccgaggccaagaagagcggtggaggaggcggcggcggtggcgggaATAAACCCGGCGCCATGGGCGTCAACGGCGGtggcaagggcaaggcgagcgacgacggcgacgaggacaacaAGAAGCTGCGCAACGCCCTCAGCGGCGCCATTTTGCAGGAGCGGCCCAACGTGCGGtgggacgacgtcgccggtctcgagggcgccaaGGACACGCTGAAGGAGGCCGTCGTGCTGCCCATCAAATTCCCCTCGCTGTTCCAGGGCAAGCGTCAGGCGTGGAAGGGCATTCTGCTCTACGGTCCCCCAGGAACCGGTAAGAGTTATCTGGCCAAGGCGGTCGCTACAGAGGCGAACAGCACGTTCTTCAGCGTCAGCAGTTCCGACCTGGTGAGCAAGTGGATGGGAGAGAGTGAAAG ACTCGTCAAGGCGCTGTTCAGCATGGCGAGAGAAAACAAGCCCTCGGTCCTCTTCATTGACGAAATCGACGCCCTCTGTGGCCCccgcggcgaaggcgagTCCGAGGCTTCGAGGCGTATCAAGACAGAGCTTCTTGTGCAGATGGATGGTGTCGGAAACGACAGCAAGGGCATCTTGGTACTCGGCGCGACGAACATCCCCTGGCaactcgacgccgccatccgcaGACGTTTCCAGCGCCGCGTGCACATCGGTCTACCCGACGTTAACGGCCGCGCGCGCATGTTCaagcttgccgtcggcgacacGGAAACGAACCTTCAGCAGGACGACTACCGCGTCCTGGCTGAGATGTCGGAGGGTTTCTCGGGCAGTGATATCTCCAACGTCGTCCAGCAGGCCTTGATGGGGCCAGTACGCAAGATCATCCAGGCCACACACTTCAAGCCG GTAATGCACGATGGCGTCAAGAAACTGACTCCATGCTCGCCCGGCGATCCGGACGCCAAGGAGATGACCTACCACGATATCGACTCGGAGGAACTTATGGCGCCCACCCTCGAGCTCAAGGACTTCAAGCAGGCCCTGCGGGACTCGCATCCCACCGTgtccgaggacgacgcgTCCAAACAAATAGAGTGGACAAACGAGTTTGGCAGCGAGGGTGCATGA